The following coding sequences lie in one Musa acuminata AAA Group cultivar baxijiao chromosome BXJ1-8, Cavendish_Baxijiao_AAA, whole genome shotgun sequence genomic window:
- the LOC103995180 gene encoding pectinesterase isoform X1, translating into MLSSRVLLVFLLLPLAAATAPPASVSPAAACRSSFYPKLCIALLSPLRFPSNQYEYGRYSVKQALKQARRTATILDRYLSGSSGGARAHRAVGGGGALEDCRELAGLNAGYLEAVQAELGRGARMLDAAGVGRVRALMSAVVTNQQTCYDGLEASREFPELQGALADQTQLYGVSLGLVTTALGRRAVPGVGTNAGSDSRTGTTGDQSSPPKGFPAIGRILVEGDREIVPVNASQSVTVAKDGSGNFTTVGDAVLSAPNDTSADGGYFVIYIGEGVYHENVIVPINKKNLILIGSGINRTIITSNHNVADRWTTFNSATFAVNAERFIAVGITFENSAGPGKYQAVAVRNSGDLSIFYRCSFLGYQDTLYVHILRQFYRDCDIYGTVDFIFGNAASVFQDCNIYARRPLRGQSNVVTAQGRTMPDQATGISIHNCTVSAAPDLAADPRFARTFLGRPWKEYSRTVYMQSFIDGVVDPAGWLEWNGSFALSTLYYGEYANYGPGANTSCRVKWPGYSLMNSMDALNFTVYNFTAAVPWLSSTSVPHSGGLL; encoded by the exons ATGTTGTCGAGCAGAGTTCTTCTTGTCTTCTTGCTTCTTCCTTTAGCTGCCGCGACCGCACCGCCCGCCTCCGTCTCCCCCGCGGCGGCGTGCAGGTCCTCCTTCTATCCCAAGCTGTGTATCGCGCTCCTGTCGCCGTTGCGGTTCCCGTCGAACCAGTACGAGTACGGCAGGTACTCGGTCAAGCAGGCGCTGAAGCAGGCCCGCCGGACTGCCACCATTCTCGACCGCTACCTCTCCGGATCCAGCGGTGGCGCCAGGGCCCACCGCGCCGTCGGGGGCGGCGGGGCCCTCGAGGACTGCCGCGAGCTGGCGGGCCTCAACGCCGGGTACTTGGAGGCGGTGCAGGCGGAGCTGGGGCGGGGGGCGAGGATGCTGGACGCGGCCGGGGTGGGGCGGGTTCGGGCGCTGATGAGCGCCGTGGTCACGAACCAGCAGACGTGCTACGACGGGCTGGAGGCGTCCCGGGAATTCCCGGAGCTGCAGGGCGCCCTCGCGGACCAGACCCAGCTGTACGGCGTGTCGCTCGGCCTGGTCACCACTGCGTTGGGGCGCAGGGCCGTCCCCGGGGTCGGGACGAACGCCGGGTCGGACTCCAGGACAG GCACTACCGGTGATCAAAGTTCCCCGCCGAAAGGTTTTCCGGCGATAGGGAGGATCCTTGTTGAAGGGGACCGCGAAATCGTGCCGGTGAACGCATCACAGTCGGTGACGGTGGCCAAAGATGGGAGCGGGAACTTCACAACGGTCGGAGACGCCGTCTTGTCCGCCCCAAACGACACCTCCGCCGACGGTGGCTACTTCGTTATCTACATAGGCGAAGGCGTTTACCACGAGAACGTGATCGTTCCCATCAACAAGAAGAACCTGATCTTGATCGGATCGGGGATCAACCGCACCATAATCACGTCGAACCACAACGTGGCTGATAGATGGACGACCTTCAATTCTGCCACATTCG CAGTGAACGCGGAGCGCTTCATAGCTGTCGGCATCACCTTCGAGAACTCGGCGGGGCCGGGGAAGTACCAGGCGGTGGCGGTGCGGAACAGCGGGGACCTCTCCATCTTTTACCGCTGCAGCTTCCTGGGCTACCAGGACACGCTCTACGTGCACATCCTCCGCCAGTTCTACCGTGACTGCGACATCTACGGCACCGTCGACTTCATCTTCGGCAACGCCGCCTCGGTGTTCCAGGACTGCAACATCTACGCGCGCAGGCCGCTGCGGGGCCAGTCCAACGTGGTGACGGCGCAGGGCCGGACCATGCCGGACCAGGCCACCGGCATCTCCATCCATAACTGCACCGTCAGCGCCGCGCCCGACCTCGCGGCCGATCCGAGGTTCGCCAGGACCTTCCTCGGTCGTCCGTGGAAGGAGTACTCACGGACGGTGTACATGCAGTCGTTCATCGACGGCGTGGTGGATCCGGCGGGGTGGCTGGAGTGGAACGGCAGCTTTGCGCTCAGCACGTTGTACTACGGCGAGTACGCGAACTACGGTCCCGGGGCCAATACAAGCTGCCGGGTCAAATGGCCTGGCTACAGCTTGATGAACTCCATGGACGCTCTCAACTTTACCGTGTATAACTTCACTGCAGCAGTCCCCTGGTTGTCTTCGACCTCTGTACCTCATTCCGGCGGGCTGCTCTAA
- the LOC103995180 gene encoding pectinesterase isoform X2, whose product MLSSRVLLVFLLLPLAAATAPPASVSPAAACRSSFYPKLCIALLSPLRFPSNQYEYGRYSVKQALKQARRTATILDRYLSGSSGGARAHRAVGGGGALEDCRELAGLNAGYLEAVQAELGRGARMLDAAGVGRVRALMSAVVTNQQTCYDGLEASREFPELQGALADQTQLYGVSLGLVTTALGRRAVPGVGTNAGSDSRTGTTGDQSSPPKGFPAIGRILVEGDREIVPVNASQSVTVAKDGSGNFTTVGDAVLSAPNDTSADGGYFVIYIGEGVYHENVIVPINKKNLILIGSGINRTIITSNHNVADRWTTFNSATFVNAERFIAVGITFENSAGPGKYQAVAVRNSGDLSIFYRCSFLGYQDTLYVHILRQFYRDCDIYGTVDFIFGNAASVFQDCNIYARRPLRGQSNVVTAQGRTMPDQATGISIHNCTVSAAPDLAADPRFARTFLGRPWKEYSRTVYMQSFIDGVVDPAGWLEWNGSFALSTLYYGEYANYGPGANTSCRVKWPGYSLMNSMDALNFTVYNFTAAVPWLSSTSVPHSGGLL is encoded by the exons ATGTTGTCGAGCAGAGTTCTTCTTGTCTTCTTGCTTCTTCCTTTAGCTGCCGCGACCGCACCGCCCGCCTCCGTCTCCCCCGCGGCGGCGTGCAGGTCCTCCTTCTATCCCAAGCTGTGTATCGCGCTCCTGTCGCCGTTGCGGTTCCCGTCGAACCAGTACGAGTACGGCAGGTACTCGGTCAAGCAGGCGCTGAAGCAGGCCCGCCGGACTGCCACCATTCTCGACCGCTACCTCTCCGGATCCAGCGGTGGCGCCAGGGCCCACCGCGCCGTCGGGGGCGGCGGGGCCCTCGAGGACTGCCGCGAGCTGGCGGGCCTCAACGCCGGGTACTTGGAGGCGGTGCAGGCGGAGCTGGGGCGGGGGGCGAGGATGCTGGACGCGGCCGGGGTGGGGCGGGTTCGGGCGCTGATGAGCGCCGTGGTCACGAACCAGCAGACGTGCTACGACGGGCTGGAGGCGTCCCGGGAATTCCCGGAGCTGCAGGGCGCCCTCGCGGACCAGACCCAGCTGTACGGCGTGTCGCTCGGCCTGGTCACCACTGCGTTGGGGCGCAGGGCCGTCCCCGGGGTCGGGACGAACGCCGGGTCGGACTCCAGGACAG GCACTACCGGTGATCAAAGTTCCCCGCCGAAAGGTTTTCCGGCGATAGGGAGGATCCTTGTTGAAGGGGACCGCGAAATCGTGCCGGTGAACGCATCACAGTCGGTGACGGTGGCCAAAGATGGGAGCGGGAACTTCACAACGGTCGGAGACGCCGTCTTGTCCGCCCCAAACGACACCTCCGCCGACGGTGGCTACTTCGTTATCTACATAGGCGAAGGCGTTTACCACGAGAACGTGATCGTTCCCATCAACAAGAAGAACCTGATCTTGATCGGATCGGGGATCAACCGCACCATAATCACGTCGAACCACAACGTGGCTGATAGATGGACGACCTTCAATTCTGCCACATTCG TGAACGCGGAGCGCTTCATAGCTGTCGGCATCACCTTCGAGAACTCGGCGGGGCCGGGGAAGTACCAGGCGGTGGCGGTGCGGAACAGCGGGGACCTCTCCATCTTTTACCGCTGCAGCTTCCTGGGCTACCAGGACACGCTCTACGTGCACATCCTCCGCCAGTTCTACCGTGACTGCGACATCTACGGCACCGTCGACTTCATCTTCGGCAACGCCGCCTCGGTGTTCCAGGACTGCAACATCTACGCGCGCAGGCCGCTGCGGGGCCAGTCCAACGTGGTGACGGCGCAGGGCCGGACCATGCCGGACCAGGCCACCGGCATCTCCATCCATAACTGCACCGTCAGCGCCGCGCCCGACCTCGCGGCCGATCCGAGGTTCGCCAGGACCTTCCTCGGTCGTCCGTGGAAGGAGTACTCACGGACGGTGTACATGCAGTCGTTCATCGACGGCGTGGTGGATCCGGCGGGGTGGCTGGAGTGGAACGGCAGCTTTGCGCTCAGCACGTTGTACTACGGCGAGTACGCGAACTACGGTCCCGGGGCCAATACAAGCTGCCGGGTCAAATGGCCTGGCTACAGCTTGATGAACTCCATGGACGCTCTCAACTTTACCGTGTATAACTTCACTGCAGCAGTCCCCTGGTTGTCTTCGACCTCTGTACCTCATTCCGGCGGGCTGCTCTAA